The following are encoded together in the Salvia hispanica cultivar TCC Black 2014 chromosome 6, UniMelb_Shisp_WGS_1.0, whole genome shotgun sequence genome:
- the LOC125192909 gene encoding uncharacterized protein LOC125192909 isoform X1, whose product MAEDDDDEAFGDFSFAPFQSNSLFTAPNSSPAPAAEDEDDEWGDFVEPPSQSKPSGTAVNGDHRSDVSASPASWMKPRGALPLSLFGDAEEEAVAGDLAVPVDLNRQKSNGISEGGVGLGLAGNGVLKTKSFSIADLYDRYSQTKLESRDLVVKDDSVVNGVYPSANQSTAESAVPEMKNVELSNDLVLSDHMQLANKSDDVEFSFNSYMSDPSKEEDLFGGWNGEFNGVGSNLKTSPEKENTNALKLNLDLDMNGDKQQLDGSITAINDEDDGDDDEEWDFKDADSEFQAQDMNNNVGLMVPEASESSPYLSGTGIDPTKSLDLFGTPSGSFDFFASSNEPVDFFANPSSISTTSQEVDLIGIPSSSTPNGFTSYENSTIDHNNVGGDHGIEELDDDFGDFSDASAKTGPKPKELFINGIHSPVKDAVQTPDEKDQEKDTNLNHHRGVIPLSIFGDEEPESGSSSDVQDIFSHQSIPAKKSDHIASSVNSISDMISNLYSQAEQTSSLKTEHNLSESQLNPLSVVSSSDLVDNDDDDDDGSWDFKDASGMGFDIKASLTSTGDAYMSKSSKLKLDSYLAFYLKLKEELCFIGKNHIDGLKNDQGNTVLSVEGARAESFDSEFQFLCNELTEDGAFQDHNTRDSHLHEFAEVLLEPQFQRLESEYHLSQKLLIVEKDLGSYMELLRHTNAMLKILNIGTQEEQKVYLSLWSEIISVCAQELRHGASIWNDALMKHVHSQFLSEPQGRNFVLALGEVYRVVVVLGASAKLFKPWILSNSVDSPSIYILLEECHAVWSTSRLEEALASVSAPTTLSETSLFKSIRHIIGLDVLELENYVFAEKESRCWLSLLTAGVVPDLNIVTWGNEQCFVTLANLWTNMISRYPPNLPQLNLG is encoded by the exons ATGGCGGAGGACGACGATGATGAGGCGTTCGGAGATTTCTCTTTCGCTCCCTTCCAATCGAATTCTCTATTCACCGCGCCAAATTCGTCGCCCGCTCCCGCCGCAGAAGACGAGGACGACGAGTGGGGAGATTTCGTGGAACCGCCGTCGCAATCGAAGCCATCGGGAACTGCTGTGAATGGAGATCATCGATCGGATGTTTCTGCATCGCCGGCTTCGTGGATGAAGCCGCGAGGCGCTCTGCCGCTTTCGCTGTTTGGGGAtgcggaggaggaggcggtCGCAGGTGATTTGGCTGTTCCAGTGGATTTGAATCGGCAGAAGAGCAATGGAATTTCTGAAGGAGGCGTCGGTTTAGGCTTAGCTGGTAATGGTGTGTTGAAAACAAAAAGTTTTAGTATTGCCGATCTGTACGATAGGTATTCACAGACGAAGCTTGAAAGCCGCGATTTGGTTGTTAAGGATGATTCAGTTGTCAATGGAGTTTATCCGAGTGCGAACCAGAGTACTGCAGAATCAGCTGTTCCTGAGATGAAAAATGTGGAGCTGAGTAATGATTTGGTTTTGAGTGATCATATGCAGCTTGCAAATAAGAGTGATGATGTGGAGTTCAGTTTTAACTCTTATATGTCGGATCCGAGCAAGGAGGAGGACCTCTTTGGCGGATGGAATGGGGAGTTTAATGGAGTTGGATCTAATTTGAAGACATCTCctgaaaaggaaaatacaAATGCGTTGAAGTTGAATTTAGATTTGGATATGAATGGTGATAAGCAACAATTAGATGGCTCTATTACTGCCATTAATGATGAggatgatggtgatgatgatgaggagTGGGACTTTAAGGATGCAGACTCGGAATTTCAGGCTCAAGatatgaataataat GTCGGGTTGATGGTACCAGAGGCTTCTGAAAGTAGTCCATATCTCTCTGGGACTGGCATTGACCCAACTAAATCACTTGATTTGTTTGGGACTCCTAGTGGATCCTTTGATTTCTTTGCAAGCTCAAATGAACCAGTTGATTTTTTTGCCAACCCAAGCAGTATTTCTACCACTTCCCAGGAAGTGGATTTGATTGGTATTCCAAGTTCATCTACTCCAAATGGTTTTACTTCATACGAAAACTCAACTATTGATCACAATAATGTTGGAGGTGACCATGGGATTGAGGAACTTGATGATGATTTTGGAGATTTTAGTGATGCTTCTGCAAAAACTGGACCAAAGCCAAAG GAACTATTTATCAATGGTATTCACTCACCCGTTAAAGATGCAGTGCAAACACCAGATGAAAAAGACCAG GAGAAGgatacaaatttaaatcatCACAGAGGAGTGATTCCCCTCTCCATATTTGGTGATGAAGAGCCAGAAAGTGGCAGTTCCTCAGATGTTCAAGATATTTTTTCACACCAGTCTATTCCTGCAAAAAAAAGTGATCATATTGCTAGCAGTGTTAACTCTATCAGTGATatgatatcaaatttatacaGCCAAGCTGAGCAGACTTCTTCTTTAAAAACTGAGCATAACCTCAGTGAAAGTCAGTTAAATCCGCTCAGTGTAGTTTCAAGTTCTGATTTGGTAGATAatgatgatgacgatgatgatggTTCATGGGATTTCAAGGATGCCTCAGGAATGGGATTTGATATTAAGGCTTCTCTTACTAGCACGGGAGATGCATACATGAGCAAATCATCAAAGCTGAAGCTGGATAGTTATTTGGCtttctatttaaaattgaaggaAGAGTTGTGCTTTATTGGGAAAAACCATATTGACGGGCTAAAG AATGACCAAGGTAATACTGTCCTTTCTGTTGAAGGTGCAAGAGCTGAATCTTTTGATAGTGAGTTCCAG TTTCTCTGCAATGAACTCACTGAAGACGGTGCTTTTCAGGATCACAATACAAGAGATAGTCATCTACATGAATTTGCTGAAGTTTTGTTGGAGCCACAATTTCAACGACTTGAGTCAGAGTATCACTTATCACAGAAGTTGTTAATA GTGGAGAAGGATCTGGGATCATATATGGAACTCTTAAGACATACAAATGCAATGCTTAAGATCTTGAACATAGGAACGCAGGAAGAACAAAAGGTATATCTTTCCTTATGGTCTGAGATTATATCTGTCTGCGCTCAAGAATTAAGACACGGTGCCTCAATTTGGAACGATGCACTGATGAAGCATGTTCATAGCCAATTTCTATCCGAACCTCAAG GACGGAATTTTGTTTTGGCCCTTGGAGAGGTATATAGGGTGGTTGTAGTTCTTGGAGCTTCAGCCAAACTTTTCAAGCCTTGGATTTTATCCAATTCAGTAGATTCGCCTTCTATCTATATCTTACTAGAGGAATGCCATGCTGTATGGTCAACTTCCAGACTTGAAGAAGCTCTTGCAAGTGTATCAGCGCCAACTACTTTGAGCGAGACATCATTATTCAAGTCCATCAGACATATCATTGGTCTAGATGTACTTGAGCTTGAGAACTATGTTTTTGCAGAAAAAGAATCTAGGTGTTGGCTGTCTCTCCTAACAGCTGGAGTGGTCCCAG ACTTGAACATCGTAACGTGGGGAAACGAGCAGTGCTTTGTTACACTCGCGAATCTGTGGACAAATATGATAAGCCGTTATCCCCCGAATTTGCCACAGTTAAATCTTGGATGA
- the LOC125192909 gene encoding uncharacterized protein LOC125192909 isoform X2 yields the protein MAEDDDDEAFGDFSFAPFQSNSLFTAPNSSPAPAAEDEDDEWGDFVEPPSQSKPSGTAVNGDHRSDVSASPASWMKPRGALPLSLFGDAEEEAVAGDLAVPVDLNRQKSNGISEGGVGLGLAGNGVLKTKSFSIADLYDRYSQTKLESRDLVVKDDSVVNGVYPSANQSTAESAVPEMKNVELSNDLVLSDHMQLANKSDDVEFSFNSYMSDPSKEEDLFGGWNGEFNGVGSNLKTSPEKENTNALKLNLDLDMNGDKQQLDGSITAINDEDDGDDDEEWDFKDADSEFQAQDMNNNVGLMVPEASESSPYLSGTGIDPTKSLDLFGTPSGSFDFFASSNEPVDFFANPSSISTTSQEVDLIGIPSSSTPNGFTSYENSTIDHNNVGGDHGIEELDDDFGDFSDASAKTGPKPKELFINGIHSPVKDAVQTPDEKDQEKDTNLNHHRGVIPLSIFGDEEPESGSSSDVQDIFSHQSIPAKKSDHIASSVNSISDMISNLYSQAEQTSSLKTEHNLSESQLNPLSVVSSSDLVDNDDDDDDGSWDFKDASGMGFDIKASLTSTGDAYMSKSSKLKLDSYLAFYLKLKEELCFIGKNHIDGLKNDQGNTVLSVEGARAESFDSEFQDHNTRDSHLHEFAEVLLEPQFQRLESEYHLSQKLLIVEKDLGSYMELLRHTNAMLKILNIGTQEEQKVYLSLWSEIISVCAQELRHGASIWNDALMKHVHSQFLSEPQGRNFVLALGEVYRVVVVLGASAKLFKPWILSNSVDSPSIYILLEECHAVWSTSRLEEALASVSAPTTLSETSLFKSIRHIIGLDVLELENYVFAEKESRCWLSLLTAGVVPDLNIVTWGNEQCFVTLANLWTNMISRYPPNLPQLNLG from the exons ATGGCGGAGGACGACGATGATGAGGCGTTCGGAGATTTCTCTTTCGCTCCCTTCCAATCGAATTCTCTATTCACCGCGCCAAATTCGTCGCCCGCTCCCGCCGCAGAAGACGAGGACGACGAGTGGGGAGATTTCGTGGAACCGCCGTCGCAATCGAAGCCATCGGGAACTGCTGTGAATGGAGATCATCGATCGGATGTTTCTGCATCGCCGGCTTCGTGGATGAAGCCGCGAGGCGCTCTGCCGCTTTCGCTGTTTGGGGAtgcggaggaggaggcggtCGCAGGTGATTTGGCTGTTCCAGTGGATTTGAATCGGCAGAAGAGCAATGGAATTTCTGAAGGAGGCGTCGGTTTAGGCTTAGCTGGTAATGGTGTGTTGAAAACAAAAAGTTTTAGTATTGCCGATCTGTACGATAGGTATTCACAGACGAAGCTTGAAAGCCGCGATTTGGTTGTTAAGGATGATTCAGTTGTCAATGGAGTTTATCCGAGTGCGAACCAGAGTACTGCAGAATCAGCTGTTCCTGAGATGAAAAATGTGGAGCTGAGTAATGATTTGGTTTTGAGTGATCATATGCAGCTTGCAAATAAGAGTGATGATGTGGAGTTCAGTTTTAACTCTTATATGTCGGATCCGAGCAAGGAGGAGGACCTCTTTGGCGGATGGAATGGGGAGTTTAATGGAGTTGGATCTAATTTGAAGACATCTCctgaaaaggaaaatacaAATGCGTTGAAGTTGAATTTAGATTTGGATATGAATGGTGATAAGCAACAATTAGATGGCTCTATTACTGCCATTAATGATGAggatgatggtgatgatgatgaggagTGGGACTTTAAGGATGCAGACTCGGAATTTCAGGCTCAAGatatgaataataat GTCGGGTTGATGGTACCAGAGGCTTCTGAAAGTAGTCCATATCTCTCTGGGACTGGCATTGACCCAACTAAATCACTTGATTTGTTTGGGACTCCTAGTGGATCCTTTGATTTCTTTGCAAGCTCAAATGAACCAGTTGATTTTTTTGCCAACCCAAGCAGTATTTCTACCACTTCCCAGGAAGTGGATTTGATTGGTATTCCAAGTTCATCTACTCCAAATGGTTTTACTTCATACGAAAACTCAACTATTGATCACAATAATGTTGGAGGTGACCATGGGATTGAGGAACTTGATGATGATTTTGGAGATTTTAGTGATGCTTCTGCAAAAACTGGACCAAAGCCAAAG GAACTATTTATCAATGGTATTCACTCACCCGTTAAAGATGCAGTGCAAACACCAGATGAAAAAGACCAG GAGAAGgatacaaatttaaatcatCACAGAGGAGTGATTCCCCTCTCCATATTTGGTGATGAAGAGCCAGAAAGTGGCAGTTCCTCAGATGTTCAAGATATTTTTTCACACCAGTCTATTCCTGCAAAAAAAAGTGATCATATTGCTAGCAGTGTTAACTCTATCAGTGATatgatatcaaatttatacaGCCAAGCTGAGCAGACTTCTTCTTTAAAAACTGAGCATAACCTCAGTGAAAGTCAGTTAAATCCGCTCAGTGTAGTTTCAAGTTCTGATTTGGTAGATAatgatgatgacgatgatgatggTTCATGGGATTTCAAGGATGCCTCAGGAATGGGATTTGATATTAAGGCTTCTCTTACTAGCACGGGAGATGCATACATGAGCAAATCATCAAAGCTGAAGCTGGATAGTTATTTGGCtttctatttaaaattgaaggaAGAGTTGTGCTTTATTGGGAAAAACCATATTGACGGGCTAAAG AATGACCAAGGTAATACTGTCCTTTCTGTTGAAGGTGCAAGAGCTGAATCTTTTGATAGTGAGTTCCAG GATCACAATACAAGAGATAGTCATCTACATGAATTTGCTGAAGTTTTGTTGGAGCCACAATTTCAACGACTTGAGTCAGAGTATCACTTATCACAGAAGTTGTTAATA GTGGAGAAGGATCTGGGATCATATATGGAACTCTTAAGACATACAAATGCAATGCTTAAGATCTTGAACATAGGAACGCAGGAAGAACAAAAGGTATATCTTTCCTTATGGTCTGAGATTATATCTGTCTGCGCTCAAGAATTAAGACACGGTGCCTCAATTTGGAACGATGCACTGATGAAGCATGTTCATAGCCAATTTCTATCCGAACCTCAAG GACGGAATTTTGTTTTGGCCCTTGGAGAGGTATATAGGGTGGTTGTAGTTCTTGGAGCTTCAGCCAAACTTTTCAAGCCTTGGATTTTATCCAATTCAGTAGATTCGCCTTCTATCTATATCTTACTAGAGGAATGCCATGCTGTATGGTCAACTTCCAGACTTGAAGAAGCTCTTGCAAGTGTATCAGCGCCAACTACTTTGAGCGAGACATCATTATTCAAGTCCATCAGACATATCATTGGTCTAGATGTACTTGAGCTTGAGAACTATGTTTTTGCAGAAAAAGAATCTAGGTGTTGGCTGTCTCTCCTAACAGCTGGAGTGGTCCCAG ACTTGAACATCGTAACGTGGGGAAACGAGCAGTGCTTTGTTACACTCGCGAATCTGTGGACAAATATGATAAGCCGTTATCCCCCGAATTTGCCACAGTTAAATCTTGGATGA
- the LOC125194416 gene encoding heavy metal-associated isoprenylated plant protein 32-like isoform X1 — translation MSKQDMLKVQTCVLRVNIHCEGCMHKVKKKLQKVDGVYKVSIDAEQGKVMVSGNADPASLIEKLEKSGKHAELWGPQKGGGAMPFQISQEQLKKFQLENFNKNNQKKGNDHHHHNQMKNGFVELPFKKGGGEKAPAKEQKAVRFELPEDEDDFDDDDDYDDDDYSDDFDEDEDDFEDEFEDVKHSKPLKGGEKPGKGDKLDKGGGGKEGKKAKKGGGGGGIDMFFKGMLSKAAGGKKGKSEKSGKKGESKKEDGGKKGGGGFELGDGKKGKKDDDGWGKKGGENFHGGKQQQHGFGEMKANHKGGGGGGGGGRNMEMMGGFPAVAGMPAINGSRFPGTGQGNPYSQQQQYMAQMMMMNQMNQQREHGHEAAYHPMAYARPPPPAHMGYGSVQPMGYGGPPPMHPMGYGPPQQATGEYAHMFSDENTDSCSIM, via the exons ATGAGCAAACAGGATATGCTGAAGGTTCAG ACATGTGTTCTAAGAGTGAATATACACTGCGAGGGGTGTATGCACAAGGTCAAAAAGAAGCTGCAGAAGGTTGATG GAGTGTATAAGGTGAGTATAGATGCGGAGCAGGGGAAGGTGATGGTGTCGGGAAATGCGGATCCGGCGAGCCTCATCGAGAAGCTGGAGAAATCCGGCAAGCACGCCGAGCTGTGGGGCCCGCAGAAGGGAGGTGGAGCGATGCCGTTTCAGATCTCTCAGGAGCAGCTGAAGAAGTTTCAATTGGAGAACTTCAACAAGAATAATCAGAAGAAGGGAAACGACCATCACCACCACAACCAGATGAAGAATGGATTCGTTGAGCTTCCTTTTAAGAAAGGAGGGGGCGAGAAAGCTCCGGCCAAGGAACAGAAGGCGGTCAGATTCGAGCTCCCCGAAGATGAGGATGactttgatgatgatgacgactacgatgatgatgattattCGGATGACtttgatgaggatgaggatgatTTCGAGGATGAGTTTGAGGATGTGAAGCATAGTAAGCCACTGAAAGGGGGAGAGAAGCCGGGTAAAGGGGATAAATTAGATAAAGGAGGTGGTGGAAAAGAGGGGAAGAAGGCTAAGAAGgggggcggcggcggtgggATTGATATGTTTTTCAAAGGAATGTTGAGCAAGGCCGCCGGCGGGAAGAAGGGGAAATCGGAGAAGAGTGGCAAGAAGGGTGAGAGCAAGAAAGAGGATGGCGGCAAGAAGGGTGGTGGTGGATTTGAGTTGGGAGATGGTAAAAAGGGGAAGAAAGATGATGATGGTTGGGGCAAGAAAGGTGGAGAAAATTTCCATGGAGGTAAACAGCAACAACATGGCTTTGGTGAGATGAAAGCCAACCATAaaggcggcggtggcggcggaggTGGTGGAAGGAATATGGAGATGATGGGGGGTTTTCCGGCGGTGGCGGGGATGCCGGCGATCAACGGTAGCCGCTTCCCGGGGACGGGACAGGGGAATCCGTATAGCCAGCAGCAGCAATACATGGCacagatgatgatgatgaatcAGATGAATCAGCAGCGTGAGCATGGTCATGAGGCGGCCTATCATCCGATGGCGTATGCAAGGCCGCCGCCTCCCGCGCACATGGGCTATGGATCGGTGCAGCCCATGGGGTACGGAGGGCCGCCCCCGATGCATCCCATGGGATACGGGCCGCCGCAACAGGCCACGGGGGAGTATGCTCATATGTTCAGTGATGAGAACACTGATAGTTGTagtattatgtaa
- the LOC125194416 gene encoding heavy metal-associated isoprenylated plant protein 32-like isoform X2, producing MSKQDMLKTCVLRVNIHCEGCMHKVKKKLQKVDGVYKVSIDAEQGKVMVSGNADPASLIEKLEKSGKHAELWGPQKGGGAMPFQISQEQLKKFQLENFNKNNQKKGNDHHHHNQMKNGFVELPFKKGGGEKAPAKEQKAVRFELPEDEDDFDDDDDYDDDDYSDDFDEDEDDFEDEFEDVKHSKPLKGGEKPGKGDKLDKGGGGKEGKKAKKGGGGGGIDMFFKGMLSKAAGGKKGKSEKSGKKGESKKEDGGKKGGGGFELGDGKKGKKDDDGWGKKGGENFHGGKQQQHGFGEMKANHKGGGGGGGGGRNMEMMGGFPAVAGMPAINGSRFPGTGQGNPYSQQQQYMAQMMMMNQMNQQREHGHEAAYHPMAYARPPPPAHMGYGSVQPMGYGGPPPMHPMGYGPPQQATGEYAHMFSDENTDSCSIM from the exons ATGAGCAAACAGGATATGCTGAAG ACATGTGTTCTAAGAGTGAATATACACTGCGAGGGGTGTATGCACAAGGTCAAAAAGAAGCTGCAGAAGGTTGATG GAGTGTATAAGGTGAGTATAGATGCGGAGCAGGGGAAGGTGATGGTGTCGGGAAATGCGGATCCGGCGAGCCTCATCGAGAAGCTGGAGAAATCCGGCAAGCACGCCGAGCTGTGGGGCCCGCAGAAGGGAGGTGGAGCGATGCCGTTTCAGATCTCTCAGGAGCAGCTGAAGAAGTTTCAATTGGAGAACTTCAACAAGAATAATCAGAAGAAGGGAAACGACCATCACCACCACAACCAGATGAAGAATGGATTCGTTGAGCTTCCTTTTAAGAAAGGAGGGGGCGAGAAAGCTCCGGCCAAGGAACAGAAGGCGGTCAGATTCGAGCTCCCCGAAGATGAGGATGactttgatgatgatgacgactacgatgatgatgattattCGGATGACtttgatgaggatgaggatgatTTCGAGGATGAGTTTGAGGATGTGAAGCATAGTAAGCCACTGAAAGGGGGAGAGAAGCCGGGTAAAGGGGATAAATTAGATAAAGGAGGTGGTGGAAAAGAGGGGAAGAAGGCTAAGAAGgggggcggcggcggtgggATTGATATGTTTTTCAAAGGAATGTTGAGCAAGGCCGCCGGCGGGAAGAAGGGGAAATCGGAGAAGAGTGGCAAGAAGGGTGAGAGCAAGAAAGAGGATGGCGGCAAGAAGGGTGGTGGTGGATTTGAGTTGGGAGATGGTAAAAAGGGGAAGAAAGATGATGATGGTTGGGGCAAGAAAGGTGGAGAAAATTTCCATGGAGGTAAACAGCAACAACATGGCTTTGGTGAGATGAAAGCCAACCATAaaggcggcggtggcggcggaggTGGTGGAAGGAATATGGAGATGATGGGGGGTTTTCCGGCGGTGGCGGGGATGCCGGCGATCAACGGTAGCCGCTTCCCGGGGACGGGACAGGGGAATCCGTATAGCCAGCAGCAGCAATACATGGCacagatgatgatgatgaatcAGATGAATCAGCAGCGTGAGCATGGTCATGAGGCGGCCTATCATCCGATGGCGTATGCAAGGCCGCCGCCTCCCGCGCACATGGGCTATGGATCGGTGCAGCCCATGGGGTACGGAGGGCCGCCCCCGATGCATCCCATGGGATACGGGCCGCCGCAACAGGCCACGGGGGAGTATGCTCATATGTTCAGTGATGAGAACACTGATAGTTGTagtattatgtaa